In the Deferribacter desulfuricans SSM1 genome, TTATTTTTTTTATAAAATTTATACCATCAATTTGTGGCATTAGATAATCTACCAACAAAATTTTTGGAGACTCATACTCTAAAATTTCTAATGCTTTTCCAGGATCAGAACATGTAAATACAGTAAAATCATTATCTTCAAATAACTCCTTTAAATTACCAAGTAATTGTTCATCATCATCTAAAATTAATATTTTATTCATCTTTGTTTCCTCGGCAACTTAATCCTAACTATTGTTCCTTTTCCAACCTCAGAATCAATATTTATTTCCCCTTTATGTAATTTAACAATATTATAACAAATATACAACCCCATACCAGTACCAAAATTTGGCCCCTTTGTAGTAAAAAATGGATCAAAAACTTTATCTAAAATCTCTTGAGATATGCCTGTACCATTATCTGCAATCTCAAAATAAATATATTCCTTATCACAATTAGATATAATTTTTATTAAGCCATTATCATCAATTGCATCAAAAGCATTTAAAAGTAAATTTATAATTAATTCCTCTATTTTGTGAGGTATACATTCAATATCGCAATTCTCTTTAATAAAAACTACAATTTGTCTATACCTTTTATGATTACCTATAAACATTAGAGAGTTATTAATAATGTTTTCTATTTTAATATCTTGAAAATCCAAATTATCATCTTTAGAAAATAACAACAGTTCTTTAGCAATAAGTGAAGCTCTATCAATATTTGCCTCAAGCATACTCAATTTATCCAATAATTTCGAATCTTGAGGAATTCTTTTTCTTATAAGCTCCAATGTTAACGAAGCATTCGTCAATGGCGTATTTATTTCATGAGCAATCCCCATTGCTAATCTCCCCAAAGATGTTAACTTTTCATTTAATGCAACATTTTTTAGTTTTTGCTCAACTTTTTTTATAAATTCGATATCAAATATTTTTAAAAATCTAAATAAAAAGAAAAAAGTTAAAATAGCCACGATACTTCTATACACAATCATATTAAAAGGTCCAACTCTCGTATCTGTAGACAACAAACCTCCAATCAAAGAATAAATAATAAATAAAATTCCACATATCCTTAAATTATAGTATGCATCATACAAACTCTTTTTATAACGTATAGATAATATAAACATAGATATACCGCTTAAAAAAGCAGAAGAAAAACCTAATAATATTCTAATAAAAGATTCACTATTTAAATTTATCGATATATAGCAAACTACAAAACTTATCAGCAAAACAGATATAATTAATGAAAGATTTTTTATCTTATTTAATTTAGTTTTAATTATGTATAAAAATATTTTTACTCCAAATACCATTAAAAATGAATATGAAAGAGATAACAGTATATACTTAAACGTATACCAATTTTGCAACTCAGGTTTATGTAAGATATTTGATGTAAAGAATAAATAAAGATCTATCCATTCATGGAAGCCATGAATAATAGCAAATAAAGCTAAATAGTTTAAATCATAAAGAAAATCTAATTTACTAAAACTTTTATCTTTTAAAATAATTGAAAAACCAAGAACAAAAAAAGACAAACCATAAAAAATATATATAATAAATTTATAAAACATATATAATAATATTTTATCTAAGTATTTATGTCAATTTTTTGTTGACAACTAAACTTAAAGTTATATTTTTGTGGGCATGCAAAAAATAGGATTTTCTAAAGAAAGTCTAAAAATGTATATTTTTTTGCTGCTACTTACATTAGCAGCTTATTCTGGGTTGCAGGGGTGGAGAACCCTTTTCAACAATTTTGCTGTTGAAGTTGCAAATCTCAACGGTTTTCAAATAGGAATAATCCAATCAGTCAGGGAAATTCCAGGTTTTTTAGCACTTTTAGTTATATACTTATTATTTATTTTTTCTGAACATAGATTGGCTTCAATATCTATAATAATTTTAGGTATCGGTATAGCTTTGA is a window encoding:
- a CDS encoding sensor histidine kinase, with translation MFYKFIIYIFYGLSFFVLGFSIILKDKSFSKLDFLYDLNYLALFAIIHGFHEWIDLYLFFTSNILHKPELQNWYTFKYILLSLSYSFLMVFGVKIFLYIIKTKLNKIKNLSLIISVLLISFVVCYISINLNSESFIRILLGFSSAFLSGISMFILSIRYKKSLYDAYYNLRICGILFIIYSLIGGLLSTDTRVGPFNMIVYRSIVAILTFFFLFRFLKIFDIEFIKKVEQKLKNVALNEKLTSLGRLAMGIAHEINTPLTNASLTLELIRKRIPQDSKLLDKLSMLEANIDRASLIAKELLLFSKDDNLDFQDIKIENIINNSLMFIGNHKRYRQIVVFIKENCDIECIPHKIEELIINLLLNAFDAIDDNGLIKIISNCDKEYIYFEIADNGTGISQEILDKVFDPFFTTKGPNFGTGMGLYICYNIVKLHKGEINIDSEVGKGTIVRIKLPRKQR